A single genomic interval of Rhizobium leguminosarum bv. trifolii WSM1325 harbors:
- a CDS encoding conserved hypothetical protein (KEGG: rec:RHECIAT_CH0001870 hypothetical protein), translating into MSRSLIAASLLAIGMASSAFAQSNPSPIGPTNGGSTDPGSGTYSSDYTNDDNGIRPVPASPVDPTTTQSIGRPQTMECPGMPQQMSGVDTRGGQSGASISEACREYDN; encoded by the coding sequence ATGTCTAGATCCCTTATTGCCGCTTCGCTGCTCGCGATCGGCATGGCGTCGTCGGCTTTTGCCCAGTCTAACCCGAGTCCCATCGGGCCAACGAATGGCGGCTCGACCGATCCCGGTTCCGGCACCTATTCATCCGACTACACCAACGATGACAACGGCATTCGTCCGGTACCCGCCTCGCCGGTCGATCCGACGACGACACAGAGCATCGGCCGACCGCAGACGATGGAATGCCCCGGCATGCCGCAACAGATGTCCGGCGTCGACACGCGCGGCGGTCAGAGCGGCGCATCGATCAGCGAAGCCTGCCGCGAATACGACAACTAA